The Arachis hypogaea cultivar Tifrunner chromosome 19, arahy.Tifrunner.gnm2.J5K5, whole genome shotgun sequence genome has a window encoding:
- the LOC114925944 gene encoding uncharacterized protein, whose product MTTNLVECINSVLKGARNLPVTALVKATFYRLNELFTRKRAEAEARINAGHVFSDVVTSKLHANQLASGNIQVSCFDRQNEVFEVREMPSGLEFTVDLRSLRCDCGEFQVDWIPCRHVFACCANQRLDWQVYVHDVYKMDQVRRVYRARFRPLGNPTTWPAYNGPRFIPNPYLRRVGKGRPKMTRFLNEMDTRMLRRPRRCTICGAKGHSRGRCHQQRGANANRDQ is encoded by the coding sequence ATGACGACAAATCTAGTGGAATGCATCAATTCAGTTTTGAAGGGCGCACGCAATCTCCCCGTAACTGCCCTTGTGAAGGCAACATTCTACAGGCTAAACGAGTTGTTTACCCGAAAAAGAGCGGAGGCGGAAGCCCGGATTAATGCTGGCCATGTGTTTTCTGATGTCGTGACCTCAAAGTTGCATGCAAACCAACTTGCATCAGGAAACATTCAGGTTAGTTGCTTTGATCGGCAGAATGAGGTCTTTGAGGTGCGTGAGATGCCGAGTGGACTGGAGTTTACGGTGGACCTACGTAGCCTTCGATGTGACTGTGGTGAGTTTCAGGTGGACTGGATCCCCTGTCGACATGTCTTTGCATGTTGTGCCAACCAGCGACTGGATTGGCAAGTGTATGTTCATGATGTGTATAAGATGGACCAAGTTCGACGGGTGTACCGAGCAAGGTTTAGGCCACTTGGTAACCCCACTACATGGCCTGCTTATAACGGACCTCGGTTCATCCCAAATCCGTACCTGAGACGCGTTGGGAAAGGTCGGCCAAAAATGACGcgcttcttgaatgagatggacacgcGAATGCTACGTCGGCCTAGGCGATGTACGATATGTGGAGCTAAGGGACACAGTCGTGGCAGATGCCATCAGCAGCGTGGTGCAAATGCCAACAGAGATCAGTAG